One Leopardus geoffroyi isolate Oge1 chromosome B1, O.geoffroyi_Oge1_pat1.0, whole genome shotgun sequence DNA window includes the following coding sequences:
- the NKX3-1 gene encoding homeobox protein Nkx-3.1 → MLRVPEPRPREAGAAGQSKPLTSFFIQDILRDGAERRGGHTGSPQPPCQPDARRELEPEPEGGRGGAGAPEDEWGARPRAAQEADKPAASEPDGHFEAYLLDYENSAGALPSLPQTPKQPQKRSRAAFSHTQVIELERKFSHQKYLSAPERAHLAKNLKLTETQVKIWFQNRRYKTKRKQLTSDLGGLEKHSSLPALKEEGLSQASLISMCNSYPYYPYLYCLGGWNPAFW, encoded by the exons ATGCTCAGGGTTCCGGAGCCGCGGCCCAGGGAGGCGGGGGCGGCCGGCCAGTCCAAGCCGCTCACCTCCTTCTTCATCCAGGACATCCTGCGGGACGGCGCGGAGCGGCGCGGCGGCCACACGGGCAGCCCGCAGCCCCCGTGCCAGCCGGACGCGCGGCGAGAGCTGGAGCCGGAGCCCGAGGGAGGAAGAGGCGGCGCTGGGGCGCCGGAGGACGAGTGGGGCGCCCGGCCGCGCGCTGCGCAGGAGGCCGACAAGCCCGCGGCGAGCGAGCCAG aTGGACACTTTGAGGCTTATCTATTGGACTATGAAAACAGTGCAGGCGCCTTGCCAAGCCTTCCCCAAACCCCGAAGCAGCCGCAGAAGCGCTCTCGAGCCGCCTTCTCCCACACTCAGGTCATTGAGTTAGAGAGGAAGTTCAGCCACCAGAAGTATCTGTCAGCTCCTGAAAGGGCTCACCTGGCCAAGAACCTCAAGCTCACTGAGACCCAAGTGAAAATCTGGTTCCAGAACAGACGCTATAAGACCAAGCGAAAGCAGCTCACTTCGGACCTGGGAGGCCTGGAGAAGCACTCCTCCCTGCCGGCTCTGAAAGAGGAGGGTTTATCTCAAGCCTCCCTCATCTCCATGTGTAACAGCTACCCTTACTACCCCTACCTGTACTGCTTGGGAGGCTGGAACCCGGCTTTCTGGTAA